GGTACACTCATCTTCATGAAAGATTCGGGCCTTCGCATTCGCATTGAGCGTGACCTCCGGGAGCGCTTCCTAGAGACATGCCGACGACAAGACCGGCCAGCGGCTCAGGTCATTCGCGAGTTCATGCGCGACTACATCGACGCCCATCCGAATCTCGAAAAGCCCACCGAGCGTGCTCCAAAATCCGATGTGAGGCGCAAGGCATGAGAGTCATCGACAATATCACCACGCTGCTTGGCGAAGACCTGCGCCAAACGATAGGTCGCGGCGACCGGTTGAAAATTGCCGCCTCCTGCTTCTCAATTTACGCGTTCGAAGCCTTGAAATCCGAGCTGCAAAAGGTCGACGGTGTGGATTTCATTTTCACAGCACCGACGTTCGTGCCTGAGGGAGTGACCGATAAGCTACGAAAAGAACGGCGTGAATTTTTCATTCCGCGCGCTGAGCGAGAACGCAGTCTGTACGGCTCGGAGTTCGAAATTCAGCTTCGTAACAAGCTCACGCAGCGGGCGATTGCCCGCGAATGCGCGGATTGGATTCGTAAGAAAGCGCGCTTCAAATCGAACAAAACCCGCTCGGCGATGCAGCAATTTATGTGCGTGGACGGGCAGAAGGAGCCAGCTGCATACATGCCCATAAACGGCTTCACCGCTGTCGATCTTGGGTATCAGAAGGGCGACGCTGTTTCGAACATCGTCAATCGGTTCAACGCCGCGCCGTACACCGACACCTACCTGGATTTGTTCGACCAAATTTGGGCCGATTCAGAGAAGCTGGAAGATGTGACGGAAGCGATCTGCGCACATATTGAGTCCGTGTACCAAGAGAATTCGCCGGAGAGGATATATTTCCTAATCCTCTACAACCTCTTTCGAGAATTCCTCGAACAGGTCGATGAGGACGTTCTTCCAAACGATTTGACCGGTTATCAGGACAGCGTCGTCTGGAATAAGCTATTCAATTATCAACGGGATGCCGCGACAGGCATCATCAATAAGCTGGAGACCTATAATGGGTGCATTCTTGCCGATAGCGTCGGCCTTGGAAAGACATTCACTGCTCTCGCGGTCATCAAATATTATGAGCTGCGCAACCGTGCGGTTCTGGTCTTGTGCCCTAAGAAACTCGCCGACAACTGGCTGAATTTCAATACAAACTTGAAAACCAACATCTTCTCGAAAGACCGCTTCAATTATGATGTGTTGTGTCACACGGATTTGTCGCGCACTACCGGCGACTCTTTCGGGATACCGCTAAACCGCGTGAACTGGGGCAACTACGATCTCGTTGTGATTGATGAATCTCACAATTTCCGCAACAATGATATCTACAAGGACAAAGAGACCAGATATCAAAAACTGATGAACCAGGTTATCCGCGAGGGCGTGAAAACCAAAGTTTTGATGCTCTCTGCGACGCCGGTGAACAATCGCTTCACAGACCTACGAAATCAGCTGGCACTCGCATATGAGGGTCAATCTGAAAGTCTGAGTAAGAAGCTCAAGTCCCAAAGCAGTGTGGAAGAGATTTTTCGCCGAGCGCAGACGGCCTTCAACACCTGGTCGAAACTTCCGATTGAGGAGCGAACTGCCCCATCAATTCTCAAGATGCTCGACTTCGACTTCTTCGAGCTTCTCGATAGCGTGACGATCGCAAGGTCGCGAAAGCACATCGAAACCTTCTATGACACGTCGGACATCGGAAAATTTCCCGAGCGTCGGAAGCCACTTTCGTTCCATTGCCCACTTACGACGCGAAAAGACGTCATGAGCCTGAACGAGATCGTTGCCCAACTCGGTATGCTCAAGCTCGCAGTCTACGCGCCCCTTAGCTATATCCTCCCCAGCCGGATCAAGAAATACGAAGAGTTATACGATACCGAAGTCGAGGGCGGTAAAGGGGCTTTGAAGCAAGCCGACCGGGAGCGGAGCCTTCAGGCTCTGATGACCACCAACCTTCTCAAGCGCTTAGAGAGTTCGGTCGAGGCGTTCCGCCTGACACTACGGTCGTTGAGGGCAAACCTAAACGGAACGCTCGATGCCATCGCTGACTTTGAGCGATCCGGCGGCATGTTTGAGGTTTCTGACTACAGCGAAGACGCAGCGAATTTCGATCCTGACGATGACGATCTATCCGGCCTGGGCGAATTTACAGTTGGTAAAAAAATTCAGATCAGCCTTGCCGACATGGACGTGCAGTCCTGGACCCACGACCTAAAGGGAGACCTCGCGCTCATTGATGCCCTGCTCGCATCGATGGATCTCATTCGGCCTGAAGACGACGCGAAGCTCCAGCATCTTAAGAAGCACGTTCGCGATAAGATCAACGCGCCGATCAATCCCGGCAACAAGAAGGTCCTGATTTTCACGGCCTTTGCCGACACGGCGAATTATCTTTACCAACACATCGCTAGCGACCTAGCGAAAACTGCAGGTCTAGACTCTGGGCGGGTCACAGGCTCCGACGCGCCAAAGACCACGCTCAAAAAGGGCTACGACTTCCAGTCCATCCTCACGCTC
This genomic stretch from Parvularcula sp. LCG005 harbors:
- a CDS encoding helicase-related protein, with product MRVIDNITTLLGEDLRQTIGRGDRLKIAASCFSIYAFEALKSELQKVDGVDFIFTAPTFVPEGVTDKLRKERREFFIPRAERERSLYGSEFEIQLRNKLTQRAIARECADWIRKKARFKSNKTRSAMQQFMCVDGQKEPAAYMPINGFTAVDLGYQKGDAVSNIVNRFNAAPYTDTYLDLFDQIWADSEKLEDVTEAICAHIESVYQENSPERIYFLILYNLFREFLEQVDEDVLPNDLTGYQDSVVWNKLFNYQRDAATGIINKLETYNGCILADSVGLGKTFTALAVIKYYELRNRAVLVLCPKKLADNWLNFNTNLKTNIFSKDRFNYDVLCHTDLSRTTGDSFGIPLNRVNWGNYDLVVIDESHNFRNNDIYKDKETRYQKLMNQVIREGVKTKVLMLSATPVNNRFTDLRNQLALAYEGQSESLSKKLKSQSSVEEIFRRAQTAFNTWSKLPIEERTAPSILKMLDFDFFELLDSVTIARSRKHIETFYDTSDIGKFPERRKPLSFHCPLTTRKDVMSLNEIVAQLGMLKLAVYAPLSYILPSRIKKYEELYDTEVEGGKGALKQADRERSLQALMTTNLLKRLESSVEAFRLTLRSLRANLNGTLDAIADFERSGGMFEVSDYSEDAANFDPDDDDLSGLGEFTVGKKIQISLADMDVQSWTHDLKGDLALIDALLASMDLIRPEDDAKLQHLKKHVRDKINAPINPGNKKVLIFTAFADTANYLYQHIASDLAKTAGLDSGRVTGSDAPKTTLKKGYDFQSILTLFSPRSKDKHLVLPNEDAEIDILIATDCISEGQNLQDCDYLINYDIHWNPVRIIQRFGRIDRIGSPNAEIQLVNYWPDITLDEYINLKERVENRMMIADVTATGDDNVLTAKSSEIAYRKDQLRRLQEEVIELEDVKTGVSITDLGLNDFRMDLLNYVKEHDDLEKMPNGLHAVVPADPTLGLEPGVIFALRNIHDGVNINQQNRLHPYYLVYISNDGEIVADHTEVKKLLDLMRASCKGEGQPIQAVCRLFNDQTDDGRNMNRQSELLSEAIRSMIDVKEEKDIESLFSPGRTSALVNTIAGLDDFELIAFLVVQEAA